The following is a genomic window from Xyrauchen texanus isolate HMW12.3.18 chromosome 6, RBS_HiC_50CHRs, whole genome shotgun sequence.
acaacatcaagtgagtgacagaaggggaatgattttatactgtacaaactacagattatatcccctaaccctaaccctcacaaaaaatagtatttttacattttcaaaaaaacacagtttagtatgtttttaaaataatttgaattatggaaatactagaaatgtcctcataaaacacatttataacataatacccttgtaattaccagtttgtaacctaaataaataataaactaacGTCGTCGTCGTAAACCACCCAAatttgcccacacacacacaaacacaaacacatgaatgCAGGTAGtccaaaataacaattaaaaggtTGAAATGTATTGTCTAATTGGATAAACAAGAGACCAGTCTAGAATAATTGGAGATGTCCCATGCTGTCCATgatctcatttttcattttattttactttattttctgttttcttttattaatgtatttgtatTGTTCAGCGCCTTCCACATCAGGTTTAATATAGTATTAAAGATTCAATTTTCAACatctattttaatcattatttgatgaGACCGCCAAGAGTTTTACACAAGATTGGGTTATGTGACAAACGTAATAATGTTGCATACATGATGATTAATTGGAAAACCAAGCACaagctacattttaaaataaaacacaacagcaaaccactgaaaaaattaaaagaagaaaataagaCAATAACAAGGTCCCCAAATATGATACAATCAGTGGAGAGTTAATAGAAGAGAGTGCAAACTGCATAAACTCTAGTATATAATGTGGAGGATATACAGTATGCATACAGGTTGTAAGATGGAAGGATCAGCTGATAACAACAAAGACACACAGAAGTAGAAATGTGTCGCACTGTAATAAAAATTATCTATTAACCGAAGAGAACACAGTTCCACCTCCTTTAACCTTTGCTCAAGATGCTTCCATAGCAATCCACTCATCTTGTTTTCAACATGAAAGCAACATAATCAATAACGCTCACTGTATTGTGCTACATGGATGGACAAAGTATAACTGGATTTTTACCAACCAACTGGTATGTTATAAACAATTATGGTAATTTAAGTGTTTGTTTGAGAGTGATGTGATCTATATGTCTCTTTTCTGTTAATCACATGAGAGTCATAAGACTTGCACTATTCACCACCTACACATTCATGACTTTCACATCCTTGTGcagtatgtttatttttacataataacAACAGTTTATAATCAAGTTTTGTATAAAATGGCTGGTCTTACTGTACTTCTACTGTACTTTTGGTTAAATTACCAATTTAAACGTgtaatgcttttttaaaatgatGTGTCATTATTCATTTCCACAAAccatttgatttttttgtttaactAACCTGACAGGATTGTGATATGACAGACGTATGGATAGAAaaacgaaagaaagaaaataatctcTCTTTACAGGAAACAGATAAATATGGGAAATATGCACCACAGAGTAAATATGGTTCTGGTTACATATTTGTTGATTGCAATCTCTGAACATCCAACTTCTTCATCAGATCTCTATGATCTCCATCCTTTGGAAAAATCCTCAAACACCCAGCAAAAGGACGGAAATGAAATAGTGGGGTCTGTGAATGACAATGGTTAGTGCATCTCTGTTAGTGCAGCTTCCATTACTAAACATAGGGCCATAAGTGACACGAAAACtcgaatgaaaaaaaaaaaactctaaatgtatcaattactgtatttatttaacatatacaACCCCAtcaacactaaaatcatgtattatttcaTGAATGTTATCTGTTCTTGCCATGAACAGATCATTTACATGGCAGAAACATTGTGAAATTTCCTGGAAAACATTTGCTTGAAGCTGACGAACAAGAAGGAAACAACAGTAGGTATTAATTACTCTTTTTGAAATTTGCATTACTCTGGTATACCCCAAATATCAGCaatgtgataaataaatactctaAATGCATATAAAACTTAACATGAAACAAGCCATGAAATAACAATTGGCTAatctttgtattaaatatattttcactATATTTTCTGGCCGCTGTGTTTGTGACTTTATAGAGATGCAGGCCATTGTTTTGTTATCTTTTTTGGtctttttgattatttatttaatattatttgttttaccaTATTACCCCTTTCATAAGCCAGCACTGAAGTCACCTCCACCTGGCCCTCTGTGCTGGGAGCTTTGACAGCAGTGCTTTGTGTCGGTCTCCTGAGTGCAGTGGCTGTGAAGTACCGTCTCTTCCGGTGCTGTCTGGCCAGAAACAGTCATGCTTTACTGCTGGAGGGAGGAATGCCAGTGCGTGGCATGAGGGGAAGAATAATGGATGCTAGTGGCGACAGttcagatgatgatgatggctTTATTGAGGACAACTACATCCAggcaaatgagagagagaaacctgAGCAAGAGGAAAACCATCAGGAAGATATCCAGGACAGTAATGATGAGTTGGTCATGCCAGACATTATATAAGGTGTCTACGTCCACGTTATAATCCTTTATAATCATACAACCAAGAGCATTTTCTTTGGCTCTTGAATGAGAGTAGGCTCATAATACTGGAGTCCACAAAAAGACCAAAGGCCATCCTGCTAATATATTAGTCTTTGATCGTACGGTGGAAGGATCTGTTTACAggaaatcaagtttttttttattttatacaactATTATATTCTAAAGGCACACCTATGCAAAATAGGCACACTGTTCAGGtgtcataatgaaaaaaaaaacttaaataaatgtattttaaataatgctgtgactgaaatgttttgtaaaatatgattataatataattatcttAATAAGCGATGAGGATTATTAATTAAAAACCAACATGTTTGTATCACAATGTACAAGTTACTGTACATCACCATAAgtgctatttttatatataagtatagttctatcgggaagacacgcaggcttgagtgaagtttgagatgccatttatttgatagatgtaaaacgggaggtgatgtctctctctttggcgtaggccccgtccggcagtccgagggagttgtactcggaaccgtcatatcctgccggagataggagccaggggcgaggagcctacccccctgcgggacagggctcaactggtggtggtggggaggtggaggttgcagtgttagcacaccgaaacagcaatgtgatagattgtgagcagacttataaagcaatggcttacgtgcgattggctagcaGTTATctagctaatgatgtgatgatgtacacctgctggtcttcccgctagaactacgctgcacttccatttataaaactattattattgACAGCTATTAGCTAAAATGTTCTATGAGAATTATGACAATTAAAAGATGTTCACACTATATAGCTACAATATATTGCTACACAAATTGCTTTATTGCTATACACTATAAACAAGTACACTTAATTTGTGCAACAAAGTTTTTAACCTGTTTCATACTTTCAAAATTGTTTAACTAATGAGATGTGGTTGGATAAGATAATCTGGAACAACAGACTGTACAGTATAAGTAGAAAGTGACAATAACTGAATGTAGTGTATATACTGTTAATAAAGTAAACTGTTAATCGATGGATAAATGAATGTAGGGAATAAACAGAAAGTATGTGAGGACTCACAAAAAAGGAAAGCGAGAAACAAGCTTGGAGTGACTTGGATGGAGAAAATACATGCATCCTCATCTGTTAGTTCTTTGATTAAAAGTGTCTGCtgtcattctgtcattatttactcacctcatcGTTTCaaccccatttgactttctttcttcagtggagcaAATAGGAGATGGTAGGTAGAATGTTAGTGACTGGAAGCCTCGGTCACTCactattcattttaattgtataCAAAAAGATGTACTGAAAAGAAATATTACTGAGGCTatcagtccttaacattctgcataaaatctccttttgtgttccaccgaagaaataaaatcatacaggtttttaattttatttacatttttgggtaagctATTTTAGTAAGCCTTTTTATTCtataatttgtattgtttatgtgtgtatttatttaatgtttatcatctgtaatttgaaaatgctttcttttaaatactgtatgtatacttGAACAGACTTGAACAACAAGAACACTTTTGTAATAGTTGCAATTATCAGGTCTGCAGTTGTTGTTCAATTGTCTTATTTACCTTATTAGCAGAGAAACTccttttctttttccactgtaggATGCTTTACTTCATATAAATAGTTCAAGTCAGCATAATATACAATGCAAATTCTATTTTCTGAATACAAGTTTACTCTTTGGAGCTTTGAAGGTCATAAACTGCATTCCAATTTGCATACTTACTGTGTACTATGCATCAAAGTACTTCACTGATAGGAAAAAACATACTTTATGAGTATTTAGTAAAGTACATTATTATTGGGATAAATGAACATATCATAATATTGGGTCTTGATACCACAAGTCTGTTTGTTATGAGAAATCATAGTCATGTGACTTGTCAATTGGGTAAACCTGAAAAAGTAAACTAGGCAACTACTTTGaaatatgacttttttccaaTTAGGGACCAACCAAACAACAAACAGAATTACAAAcggatacaatacaggcatcgaATATTacctagcctcctatccaacatttattttaagaaaggaaatgccAGTGAACACATTTGTTCACTTATTCCATACCGTATTTACTACTTATGCAatgcaaatgactgatgtatgacAATAACCTGTATCACGCTTCCCTCATCGTTttccaaaccctgatgttttctatcttctgtggaactcaaaagttATTTTCATATTACATCACAGTAAGGTTTAGTGTTTATGTAAGGGGTTAGAATTTATGGTTAGTTTTAAGTTTAGATTTGGCGTTaaacatagaaaaaaataaaaatataaaatggttCATTGGTACCTTTATTTTTATCTATGGAAGTAAAAGTAGTACTTTTTTTAACCCAccttgtaatattttttttttctataactTCACCATCTATTATTAccattatttcaacttgtcataCATTTGGAGGTTGCTGCGACAGAAAACCACATGTGGAGCACCAAAAAGCGATTTGTGAAGCGTGGTGTTTTCACCTGTACTAACTGTACTACAGTGAAGCGGAATGCATGCTAAACTGTTCCCCTCATCCCAAACCCCAAAACTAAACAtaatcatcagtggagtgaaaatgtaatattacagggggaaaaatgcaacctccaaatgaCGCTTGCTAATGGATATGTGAACGCGATTGCTTCTTGGTTTCAATGAAGATCCAAATCTGTGTCTCCCTCGCAGGTGACGTAACCCTCTTCCAGTCGAAACAGAAGGGAAAGTACTGTAAATACACTGGAGTCGATGTCAAATGCCTAATAGGTGAGCCAGCATAATGCGGCCTATCcaagggtactggaactctcgtaAACAGCATGCTgatcatgtgatcatgttgatcagACTTGCATTTCTCACCACTTCCTTCAACTGAAACATTTGAAAGAGAACTGCCACTCCTAACTGTCACAAGCACCATTCTTGTACTTCTTCTTCCTCTCTTTTCGATTCTCCTTTTATAACAAATTCGACTGACTGGAGTTTGAATCTCTCCATGGTCTGTTCCTTTGCCCCGTCACTGTATATACTCGTACCCTTTGCCGACGTCTTCGCCTTGtgtttctccttctctgcacatgaaccaccactccatacaccaTCACACTCAGCACCACAGCACCCCCGGTGGCCAGGAGTATTACCCCAGAAAGAAGCATGTCAGACTGAGTGAGACAGAGCAGTGTGGTCCCACAGACTACCAGAGCCAAGCCAGTGAAGAGCAACAGCACGGGATCCACAGTTCCTCCAGTCCGCAGCTGCTCGATGCGCCTCCGGCTTTGTATGCAGCCCATGTCTTGTACAGCTGAGCTAAGTAGTTGCTTTAGGAGAACCACCAGCGCCAGGAGGCAGAGCGTTGAACCAACACCCAAGCGCCACATTGCAGAGAGACCCACAGCGGAGGAGGCAGCTGAGAGGAAACCCACGCCAGCTGAGCCCAGGCCCAGAACCATGGCCACTGAAAAGCAGTAGCACAGGATAGAGACACGTGGCTCGCTGAACCACCACAGCTCTACCTGATCCTCCACAGATTGACGCTGTAGCCACGAAGGGTCTACCTGCAGATGAAGAGGAGCTCCAGGGCTCAGGACACTCAGGGGGAGCAACTCCATCTCTAGGGTTTCTCCTCGGCTGCAGCTGTCCAGCAGTTTGCTGTCACAACACTGTAtggtaaaatgtaaatgaaacaaaaaatgagATAATACAATTAACATGCTCTAATTGGAAGCCTTAAGAAAGGTATGCTTATACACCAATCAGCAAGTTTCATAGCTCTGTGAGGTTGCATTTTGCTGACATATTCTACTGATTTAAActgatattatattaataatgtatCTGATAACTTAATTGGGTGCAATCCCTTTGATGAAAAAATGGAAATAGCCTTATTTTCATATGGTAAAGATGCCTGCTGAAGTGCTCCACAAATTGCTCTACTAAACACATATTTTATGCTGCATCTTTTATATACTGTACGGTGGCCAACAGGTGCACAAAAacattagcaaagcaaataaaagctgaaaacacaatggaTATAtaccacaacaaaacaaaattaagccacaacacaatgaaataaagccacaacaaaactaaataaagccacaacacaactaaattaacCCACAACATAATGTTGTGGGTTAATTTCTTTGTGTTACGgctttatttagtttttagttaTTTACTTTTCCATAATGGAAAAAGCCTCAAGACAACAACATTAAACCAAAGCACAACAAAAATAAGGCaatggaaaaaaaatgttttactttgcagaatagcattctgagatgatattcttctcaccacaattgtacagagtggttatctgagttactgtagaatttgtcagttcaaaccagtctggccattctctgatgaacattaactgaagctcctgacccgtatctgcatgattatatgcactgctgccacacgattggctgattatataatcacatggatgattgttggtgccagacgggctggtttgagtattcctgtaactgttgatctcctgggattttcaacagtctctagaatttactccgaatgctgccaaaacaaaaaacatccagtgaacagcagttctgcagatggaaatgccttgttgatgagagaggtcaacagagaatggtcagactggttctaactgacaaagtctacggtaactcagataaccactctgtacaattgtagagaagaatataatctctgaatgctactCTGAGACGCGGGTCGGCGCTGTTTtagcagcacgagggggacctacacaatagtaggcaggtggtttttaagGTGTCGGCTGATCAGTGTGGATTGTGGCGTCTATTAtacgtttagatttttttaatatgtatatttaccacaacattaaaaaaacatttattattattaaatgtattatgttattttattcactataataaaaaaaatcattatatatatcTTTAATCTATAATATACTAATATGCAATTACACAATGGCAGATAATACGAAGTAATTCACGTGTAGTTAATCATACTATTAATTAAGATTATTCCCCATTTCAGTTCTTAATTATTACTAAATGCAGTGTTTCCTTACCTTGTAGCACGTCTCACAGGCATCCACTCCTTGATTCTGGCTCAAAGACTGTTACTGGATTTTGAGATTGTAACATCATGAAATTTCCACGTGATCATCATGTATTCTGAACAGCAGATGCTCATCTTTGTCTAGGAGGTCTTGATGCAGAAAGCTACATTTTAGTTCTAAAAGACAAACGTACACACCTCTTacatttctctcttgttttgTTTACCTGTCTCTCTTATTCTGTGGTGTGCCACGGTGCAAGCGGACTGGACATTGGTGCCAAGCACTCGGGCAGATGATATACTCCCCCTGTTGTCTTCTCCTGCCACATTCCACCAGGACAATAAGAGGTTTCTCATTGTCTTCTTTGTGACACACTAAATAGCATGTCCGTAAATCCAGAAGACACACATGCatccactcacacacagacacactcacatggTTGCAGTTCTAGACTGACAAGGAAAAGCAAGGACGCCTTTTAAGGCAAGGACAATAGGCCAACTGGAGGGACATCCCACCAAGTGAAGCTCTGATGTCACGCTTTCAGCATAATGGACATTTGTGACTGTAAGGACGGTGTCATTCACATGACATAAGTTTGCTGTGTCTCAGCAACAATAGAGCCACTCTTTTCCTCCTTTTAGCCAGTAACGTTACAACATGAGCTGTGTTCATATACAGTTCACTGAGGCAACAACATCTGATTGGTTCAGAATAGCAGTGTAGCATATGCTTACAGAACATGCAGAGCAGTAGTGGTGCTTACTAAGGCAGAATTACTATTACTAAAAAACTTGCTCATATTTAAAAGTTGTTGATTTGAATAAAGCCCTAACTGTGAGCATTCAAATTTGGCTTGCAAGATTTTGCAATGCTTGTGAAATGGACATGAATCATGCCAAAAGTCAGACTAACAATTTTCGACTGGCAGATGATAAGCGTGTGTAAAAAAATTAGGGAATGGGGGTTAGCACCACTTTTAACCATGGGTTATGAAACCCTGCCCTATTGCAGGGTTAGCACTGCATTTGTGGGGTTACAGAGTGAAATGAAACATGCCTCAGTGTTTACCTTATAAAATATTCATGCACTTTGTATAGTCACAGAAACTTTCAAGCGTTGTTTAGCTTCGTGGTCTAAGTGAAATTGTTAAAATGTCCCACAGCAATTGCAAACACAATAGAGTGCAAAACTGCCCACTCACTAtgtttcccatttatttttttagagacTTTTTTGTAGTATGTTTCAGAAGAGACAAACAGAGCAGATTTGCATGGCGACATTTCTACATTTAAGTAGATCCATGGCTAAGCAGTTATTAATGCAGTTTGCATGTCTGTCATAAGCCCTATTTATCCAATCAGTGTTACCTCATAAATATGCAAGTAAGAATGTTTTCCCAGGGTGTGGCAGCGGGGACGTGgtcaagcgcccttaccgcttttctctcccggacgggcgcttgaccacgcccccgctgccacatagggTTACAAATGTATTGAGTGAAACCTCAGAGCATGAATACTCATGAATAAGTATGAACAGCGTGAAACATGAAACAAGCTAACCCAGGATTATGTTTACCCGGGGTTAAGCATGACCCTGAGTTAACAATTTAAATTGTGAAAAACCCTAATGTAGCCctaacatgtcaatatttttaaaatgacagggTTGTGCAGGCTACATTTGAATCTAGTGCAGAGTATATAAGTCACATATCGTGTTTTCGCTCATCCTACAATACATTACATCTAAATAAAACGAGAATAAGAgaattattttacagcatttgatGCTTTTATCGGATATGAAAAAGAGGAAGCACATTCAGTTGGTGagtggtggtattttggtgctggATGAGGGCATCTGTCCGTCAATCTCCTTCTTTAGCCTCTGGATCTCCAGTCACTGAAGCTGGATGTTCTTCTCAGGTTCTTCTTCAAAATTCAGCTGTGTCTTCAAACCACCGCTCATTTCCGAAGATGCTGCATAAACACGGACGAAGCAAGACAGCTAAGAATCTAAAAAATAATCATCTAAGAGACATAAATGTCAATGTAACGCAAACATCAGTGTATATCTACACTAGGTATCTACACACCATACACCTCAAAGATGTCATTTTTAGGGAATTTGATCTTTCATTTAATGTTTGAGAGGTAAAGTAGGAGACAGTAGACACTATAGAGACAGCCATGTcaataagtgcagaacattcagGAGCTTCTCAATTTCTTTACATTTACTTAATAAGGTGTCATTTGTGAAATTTTAACATTATGATTAGAGGAAATTGATAAAGTTGTACCTCAACTATGTTGTTAACAAgtaggacaccttcagaggtatTTACAGCTATCCATCGAGTcagtttattgatttaatttaatgacaCCTACGTACATTtagaataaaacataaaacataaatgcaCTGCCATGAtttacagcctgatctcacagtaaaatcGGAAAGAGTATTTAAacttttctttagcaaaaatcGGTATATGCTAActgaaatttaaaacactgcctcccagtggccaaagtggtaagtgttgtagAGCATATAGGCTCGTGTCAGCTCCATTTGCCAAGCCAAAAGCTAGTTGTGAAGCAAGTTCCTTTCAGCTGCACAGGATGTAATACTTTAATGAGGAATGCCTATTTTATGGactgtaccccccccccccaacccaacccaacccaacccaacccaacccaacccaatcccaaacctaaccactagtggagtaaaaatatcaTATTAGGGGGAAATTGCAACATCCGAATCACGCTTGTCACTGATTAAGCAAATGCGATTATTTCCTTGTTTCAACATGGATATGAACCCAGGTGTCTCACGCTGCTTATGCAGCGATCTGCTGGTTGAGCAACGTGGGAAGGTAAACATAATGAATCTGATGCAAATGTCTAGTGGGCAATGTCATATGTCAGTGAGTCGACATACTGTAGCCGATCCTTGGGTACCGGAACTTTTAGAAACAGCATGCCAACTTCCTGTTTGATCATGTTGTGATATAATGACTTCATGATAGTGAATTAATCTTTCTCAAACCTTCATGAGCTTCACATTGTTGGCCTGATGCAGATTTGTGTCTCTGGTCTGCTGTTTCTTCAGTGAAGCGATAATCTTCTCGAAATGCTCCCCTCTGCTGACCTATATATTtctatatcagaatcagaatgagctttattgccaagtatgcatacacacacaaggatatggtgacagaagcttccagtgccaAGAGAATACAAAcatatgaaatatacatataaagttataaaacagtgaaataagaatacaaaataaGACAGAACAGAGAAATATATAGAGGAAACATAAGTAGGGcaataatgttgttcaaatatGTTGTATACAGTTATAAAGTTATTTGCAAGGTGATTTAATGTAttgtgcagaagaggtaggataggtcaaataaataaaaatggaatatAAATAGGAATGAATAGTTGAATATGCAAATGATTGTTTTGCCACAATGGAAAGTATTGGGGACATTTTTAACTGTTAATTTGCTGAATGGCCTGAGGGAAGagactgttcttgtgcctgactgttctggtgctcagtgctctgtcgCACTAGCCAGAGggaaacagttcaaaaaggtagtgtgctgggtgaatggagTCAAAAGCAAATTTTCCAGccattttcctcactctggaggtgTACAGTTCTTGGAGGGTGGGAAGGTGTGAACCAATAATCCATTCAGCAGTCTGGACTACTAAGAAGTATTCTGAtatctgacttggtagctgaaccaaaccagacatttATCGAAGAGCAGAGGACAGACACATGCTGCTGAATAAAACCTGTTAGCTCGATAGGCAAACCTCAGGAGATCCAGAAATGGGCCAGTGATgaccttcaggtgggccaacaccagtctttcaaatgacttcatgtccacagacatcagggcgacaggtctatAGTCATTAATTCCTGCAATCTTTGGGACAtggatgatggtggagcatttcaAGCAGCTGGGAAATTCACAGTGCTCCAGTGATTTATTGAAAATCTGTATGAAGATGgtggccagctggttagcacaggttAAAATTTAACACACTATCATGTTGTATTGTGATACTACTTGGTATCGTGATACTTTAGCTGGTATAGTATCGTAAGATAGGATTATGGTATCGTGACAACTCTACTATCAAATCTTAAATAAGATGCAGCACCAGAACCGaccgtttctgacagagggtcagaatgatcATCATGGTCATAGCGCCACTAACTGGCAGCAGGAAGCGTGGCACTTTCAACAGACTTCGAAAAAGTTCTcatatatttacccaaattgcttaaaTTGTTTAGTAATTTAGTAATTAGTAATCACTAATGATGGAAATTTTTGAAGGTATGCTTGATAGCtttaatagtgttgtcatggcaatggattaaattacatgaagttgtaatcaaactggaatggtggcatatatctatTACAAATTGTAGTTTAGATCAATGTTGAGTTGTAGCTGTGtccatcatgctttgttttccgaaagccaccgagtggaaatggacccatggtgcttgggacCGTCATcgttgcttgcagctatattttatttttagtacttttaaaatgccttatatatatatatttttttttactgtttagccatgtcccagacccagacttgcaacattaaacaatacaaatctattataaaaatacaaagtattacatgtttaaaactgtgATAATGTAAGCAAAAAGTTAAATTATCATAAACAATTTCATTATTGGttgaaaattatttcaagcaAATATTTAATAGGAAAAAATGTCCCAAAATTGTGGTGTCATTTTCACCACACCATGCAATTTTAccccagataatttttttttctctccaaaagtTAGTGTAATTGTTTACCAATTAAACAAACGTGTCTGTAAAgagcatgcaaaaatgaaaattcaaggtAAAATCATTCGCGAGCAGAATGTTTTTACTGGCTgccatttcaatttaaaaaatgacaaaaatgacaaaaatcccCTGTGATGTACAGGTATGTACATATACTGTTGGATATTGTCAGtagacacattttaaaaagtattaaaaaaatttgacaagACT
Proteins encoded in this region:
- the LOC127645369 gene encoding uncharacterized protein LOC127645369 isoform X1 produces the protein MDGQSITGFLPTNWKQINMGNMHHRVNMVLVTYLLIAISEHPTSSSDLYDLHPLEKSSNTQQKDGNEIVGSVNDNDHLHGRNIVKFPGKHLLEADEQEGNNTSTEVTSTWPSVLGALTAVLCVGLLSAVAVKYRLFRCCLARNSHALLLEGGMPVRGMRGRIMDASGDSSDDDDGFIEDNYIQANEREKPEQEENHQEDIQDSNDELVMPDII
- the LOC127645369 gene encoding uncharacterized protein LOC127645369 isoform X2 → MDGQSITGFLPTNWKQINMGNMHHRVNMVLVTYLLIAISEHPTSSSDLYDLHPLEKSSNTQQKDGNEIVGSVNDNDHLHGRNIVKFPGKHLLEADEQEGNNSSTEVTSTWPSVLGALTAVLCVGLLSAVAVKYRLFRCCLARNSHALLLEGGMPVRGMRGRIMDASGDSSDDDDGFIEDNYIQANEREKPEQEENHQEDIQDSNDELVMPDII
- the LOC127645368 gene encoding transmembrane protein 125-like produces the protein MELLPLSVLSPGAPLHLQVDPSWLQRQSVEDQVELWWFSEPRVSILCYCFSVAMVLGLGSAGVGFLSAASSAVGLSAMWRLGVGSTLCLLALVVLLKQLLSSAVQDMGCIQSRRRIEQLRTGGTVDPVLLLFTGLALVVCGTTLLCLTQSDMLLSGVILLATGGAVVLSVMVYGVVVHVQRRRNTRRRRRQRVRVYTVTGQRNRPWRDSNSSQSNLL